One Larus michahellis chromosome 11, bLarMic1.1, whole genome shotgun sequence genomic region harbors:
- the HRH2 gene encoding histamine H2 receptor isoform X1, translating to MDLCYNHTSSQKTMDFPLKLLVGFCLAILIVITLCGNIIVCLAVTLDRRLRSLTNCIIVSLAITDLLLGLLVLPFSALYELTREWPFGSTLCNIYTSLDVMLCTASILNLFMISLDRYFAVTTPLRYSQVVTRSRVTVGLVVIWTVSLMVSFLPIHLGWNTNGTAVQNTVPSCNKECTLEVNPVYGLVDALLTFYIPLVIMCITYYQILKIAREQAKRINHAWCCSSNTPMPPMVKEHKATVTLAVVLGAFVVCWFPYFTVFTYRGMRGDNTVKGTPVMSIVLWLGYANSALNPILYGTLNRDFRVAYQHLLHCWRTGDHRSSCLPPLQKAQPRGRNCKQGQGRQEAKPLKLEMRNGKGILLTDGALKSAGAFP from the exons ATGGACCTGTGTTACAACCATACAAGCTCCCAAAAAACGATGGACTTTCCCCTGAAGCTGCTGGTCGGGTTCTGCCTTGCCATCCTCATTGTGATCACTCTCTGCGGTAACATCATTGTCTGCCTGGCCGTCACCCTTGACCGCCGGCTCCGTAGCCTGACAAACTGCATCATTGTCTCCTTGGCCATCACCGACCTGCTGCTGGGCCTCCTGGTGCTACCATTCTCCGCCCTCTATGAACTCACCAGAGAGTGGCCATTCGGCAGCACTTTGTGCAACATCTACACCAGCCTGGACGTCATGCTGTGCACGGCTTCCATCCTCAACCTCTTCATGATCAGCCTGGACCGCTACTTTGCTGTCACCACCCCACTTCGCTACAGCCAGGTGGTCACTCGCTCTCGGGTGACTGTGGGTTTGGTTGTTATTTGGACTGTTTCACTGATGGTCTCCTTCCTACCCATCCACCTGGGCTGGAACACCAACGGGACAGCAGTCCAAAACACAGTCCCCAGCTGCAACAAGGAGTGTACGCTGGAGGTGAACCCTGTCTACGGGCTGGTGGACGCCTTGCTCACCTTCTACATCCCTTTGGTCATCATGTGCATCACCTACTACCAGATACTGAAGATAGCGAGGGAGCAAGCCAAGAGGATAAACCAtgcctggtgctgcagcagcaacacCCCCATGCCGCCCATGGTGAAAGAGCACAAAGCCACCGTGACGCTGGCGGTGGTGTTGGGAGCGTTCGTTGTGTGCTGGTTCCCCTATTTCACAGTCTTCACATACCGGGGGATGCGGGGGGACAACACGGTGAAAGGCACACCCGTCATGTCCATCGTCCTCTGGCTGGGCTACGCTAACTCAGCCCTGAACCCCATCCTCTACGGGACGCTCAACAGGGATTTCCGAGTGGCGTACCAGCACTTGCTGCACTGCTGGAGGACTGGGGACCACaggagctcctgcctgcctcccctccaGAAGgcccagcccaggggcaggaACTGcaagcagggccagggcaggcaggaggctaAACCCCTGAAACTGGAGATGAGGAACGGGAAAGGGATCTTGCTGACCGATGGAGCCCTCAAGAG CGCCGGAGCTTTCCCGTGA
- the HRH2 gene encoding histamine H2 receptor isoform X2, which translates to MDLCYNHTSSQKTMDFPLKLLVGFCLAILIVITLCGNIIVCLAVTLDRRLRSLTNCIIVSLAITDLLLGLLVLPFSALYELTREWPFGSTLCNIYTSLDVMLCTASILNLFMISLDRYFAVTTPLRYSQVVTRSRVTVGLVVIWTVSLMVSFLPIHLGWNTNGTAVQNTVPSCNKECTLEVNPVYGLVDALLTFYIPLVIMCITYYQILKIAREQAKRINHAWCCSSNTPMPPMVKEHKATVTLAVVLGAFVVCWFPYFTVFTYRGMRGDNTVKGTPVMSIVLWLGYANSALNPILYGTLNRDFRVAYQHLLHCWRTGDHRRG; encoded by the exons ATGGACCTGTGTTACAACCATACAAGCTCCCAAAAAACGATGGACTTTCCCCTGAAGCTGCTGGTCGGGTTCTGCCTTGCCATCCTCATTGTGATCACTCTCTGCGGTAACATCATTGTCTGCCTGGCCGTCACCCTTGACCGCCGGCTCCGTAGCCTGACAAACTGCATCATTGTCTCCTTGGCCATCACCGACCTGCTGCTGGGCCTCCTGGTGCTACCATTCTCCGCCCTCTATGAACTCACCAGAGAGTGGCCATTCGGCAGCACTTTGTGCAACATCTACACCAGCCTGGACGTCATGCTGTGCACGGCTTCCATCCTCAACCTCTTCATGATCAGCCTGGACCGCTACTTTGCTGTCACCACCCCACTTCGCTACAGCCAGGTGGTCACTCGCTCTCGGGTGACTGTGGGTTTGGTTGTTATTTGGACTGTTTCACTGATGGTCTCCTTCCTACCCATCCACCTGGGCTGGAACACCAACGGGACAGCAGTCCAAAACACAGTCCCCAGCTGCAACAAGGAGTGTACGCTGGAGGTGAACCCTGTCTACGGGCTGGTGGACGCCTTGCTCACCTTCTACATCCCTTTGGTCATCATGTGCATCACCTACTACCAGATACTGAAGATAGCGAGGGAGCAAGCCAAGAGGATAAACCAtgcctggtgctgcagcagcaacacCCCCATGCCGCCCATGGTGAAAGAGCACAAAGCCACCGTGACGCTGGCGGTGGTGTTGGGAGCGTTCGTTGTGTGCTGGTTCCCCTATTTCACAGTCTTCACATACCGGGGGATGCGGGGGGACAACACGGTGAAAGGCACACCCGTCATGTCCATCGTCCTCTGGCTGGGCTACGCTAACTCAGCCCTGAACCCCATCCTCTACGGGACGCTCAACAGGGATTTCCGAGTGGCGTACCAGCACTTGCTGCACTGCTGGAGGACTGGGGACCACagga gaggctaA